CGTAATGGCAACTGACGGTGTTACGCCGATCTTCTTCCAGGCGACGTTCGAGCAAATGAGTCTGCTGACCGGTGGGGGCGCGGCGATTCCGCCGATCGTTTCCACGGTTGACATGCAGAGCTTCGAGATCAACGACACGATCGAAGTTGGTGACTGGACTTACAACGTTGGCGTTCTGTTCAGCAATGACGTTCTGTACGGCCAGGGTCTGGCTGCAGACTCATCCAATCCGCTGACCGGGCTGACCCCGTCACCGGGCTCCGTGTACAAGATGTACGAAGTGGACTGGAAAGACATGATCCAGCCACGCCTCGGCGTGAACTGGGATTACTCCGACACCAGTTCCATGTACGTTAACTACGCGAAGTACAACCCGTCGGCCTCGTCACTGGCTCGCGCCGCATCGTGGGACAGAAACCTGCGTCGCAGCATTCGTGCCAATTTCGATCAGAACGGCAACTTCATCGAAGTTGATCCGGTGGGTTCATCCTCGGGCAAGGTTTTCGATGACGACCTGACACCGCGTTCCATCGACGAGTACCTGGTCGGTTGGACGAAAGACGTCAACAGCGACCTCGTGGTACGTGCGCACGTTCGTTACCGCAAGGGCGGTCACTTCTGGGAAGACACCAACAACACGGCGCGCGTTGATTACAACCCGCCGGCTGGTATCCCCCGCGAGCCGTACGTTCCGAACCTGGACGACATCCGCGCTGAAATCGGCGGTTCGTCTTACGTGATCGCCGAGCTCGATGGTGGTTATACGAAGTACTACGAGGCGAGCGTCGAAGCCGAGTGGAATCTCGACAACCTGTTCCTGCGCGGTTCCTACGTGTGGAGTCACTACTACGGTAACTTCGATCAGGACAACACCACTACGGACAACGATCAGAACATTTTCATCGGTTCGTCTAACATCGGTGACGATGCAGGACGTCAGTTGTGGGACTTCAAGGACGGCAATCTGAAAGGGGACCGTCGCCACATGCTGAAGGTGTACGGTTACTACCTGTTTAACTGGAACGGTTCAGCCGGTGCCTACCTTGTGTATCAGTCCGGTCAGCCGTGGGAGTCATGGGACGTCGAAGTCTATCGGGCACTCACTTCCAGCACCAGCGACACGATCCGTTACTCGGAGCCTGCGGGTTCTCGTACGACCTCGGCTCACTGGCAGCTTGACCTGAATTACACGCACAACTTCCAGGTCTTTGGTGATCAGAATATCCAGTTGCGAGCGGACATCTTCAACGTGTTCGATCGTCAGACCGGGTACAACATCGAGCCACGTGTGAACAATGACAACTACGGACTCCCGCAGGATTTCTTCAATCCGCGAAGAATCCAGCTGGCGGTCAAGTACCAGTTCTAAGCTAAACAGCTGCACGGCTGCGCCGTGACAGCTATCGTACTCAGGCCCCTGTCTTTCCGTTAAGGCAGGGGCTTGATACGTTTAAAGCCATGCTCTGGAAGAAACAGCCCATCCTTAAACTTATAAAACCGGCCGTGTTGACGGCAGCGATCCTGCTTCTCGGCGCCTGCAAGCCAGCGACTTCGTTGTCGGATGATGCCTTGCTCCTGCCGGCGCTTGATGCGGCCGAAATGCGCTGGATCGCAAGTCGCATCTACCAGAACGAAACCCGCGGCCAGGCGCGCTACCTGACCCATTGGGGGGCTGGCGAGGATTTTCCGTCGCTCGGCATCGGTCATTTCATCTGGTTTCCTGCCACCGTCGATGCACCGTTCGACGAATCGTTTCCCGCTCTGGTGAGCTACCTCAACGCACATGAGAATGCCTGCGCAGTAATGCCGGACTGGCTTGCCGAACTCGAACCGTTTGCCGCTCCCTGGGCGGACCGGGAAGGATTCGAAGCGGCGCTGGATTCCGACAACATGCTGCAGCTACGCCTTTGGCTGGCCGCAACCGCTACCGAGCAAGCGCAGTACATCGTCGACAACTTCAGTCGGCGCTGGAGCGAGATTGACCTGCCGACCGAAGACTACCGGGCACTCACCGCGCTACTGCAGGACTTGATGCAGACCTCCGGGGGGCGTTTCGCGGTCATTGATTACGTGAACTTCAAAGGTCTGGGCACCAATCCCCGGGAACGCTATGCCGGTGAAGGCTGGGGCCTGATGCAGGTGCTGAGTGACATCGTTGCCGCTCGCGCAGACGGAGATGCGACCGGCAGTCTCGTCGAACAGTTCAGCGCGGCCGCCGCCGCGCGGCTGCGACAACGGGTCGAACTCGCACCGCCGGAGCGTAACGAGGCGCGTTGGCTTGCCGGCTGGATGCGGCGGGTCGGCGACTATGCCTCGCTCCCCGTCGAGTCCGCGCGCGCGCAGTACGCCGGCTTCAGGGTGCAGCCTTACCTGCAAAACCCGACGTCGACTTCCATGAACGTGATCTGGTTCAGCGATGCCGCAACGGCGGGAGAGCTGAGCCTGCTTGCCGGCGAGGAAAACGGCGGCGTCGTGCAGGTCATACAGACCACGCCAGCCGCGGCATGCGAGCTCGGCTACCACCCAAGAGAGCTGGCCTCGCTTGAGAATGGCCGCTTGCCCACAGCGCCTTTCAAACACGTCGTGGAATTGTCAGACCTGCAGCCGGGCGCTGCTTATCGTTACACCGTCGTGCAGAACGGCCAGCAGGCCAGTGGTGAATTTCGTACACCAGGCCCGGCCGATGAAGCACTGCGGTTCGTCGTCTATGCCGACAGCGAGACGGAGCCGGAATCGGTCGGCAAGCCGTCGGCTTGGGGCGGCTGGGACGATGCGCCCGGCGAACGGCCATACCCTGTTGATCAGGACACCGGCTATCGCGAGAACCTGCGGGTGATGGCCAATGCCAAACCGGATTTTATCGCCATCGCGGGTGACCTTGTGCAATCAGGCGGTGAGCAGCGCGACTGGGATGAATTCTGGCGACTGAATGCGGCTATCGCGGCCACCACACCCATTTATCCGGCGCTCGGCAATCACGAGTATTTTGCCGGGCCCGGCGCATTCGGTGATTACGGTGCGGATGCGAGTCGGCGTGCCGTCCAAAAGTACAAAGGCTATTTTTCGTTCCCTGACAACGGTGCTGACAATGAAGCACACCAGGGTTCCTATTACGCAATCCAGCGCGGCCCGGTCAGCCTGATTGTCATCGATGGCAATGACGGCGTCCCGCACCGCAGCGATACAGACACGAACTGGTACTTACGTGACCAAAGTCAGGGTGGTGTCGCGCCGGCCTGGAATCCGGGCTCTCGCCAATACGTATGGCTGGAAGAGCGTTTGCGACATGCGCAGCAGAACAGTGCATTTACGTTTGTCATGTTCCATGCCGCACCGTATTCATCGGGCGTACATGCCTTGCCGCCCGGGCTGGGCGAGGGCAAGGACTACCTGCCGGGCACACCGCTGCGGGCGCTGACGCCGCTGTTCTCACGTTACGGTGTCGATGCCGTGTTCAGTGGTCACGATGAACTCTACGAGCATTCTGTGGTGCCCGGTACCGAGGTGCTGCCCGGCGGCGGCAGTGCAGAACATGCCGTGCATTTTTACGTCGTCGGAATTGGTGGTGACGGTTTGCGTGGCGCCGCTCGTGAGGTGCGCAATCCGTACCGGGTGTTTTCTGCCGCGGCCGATGCGCCGGAACAGTACGATGACAACGGCATGCTGATCGACGGTGGTATCCACTACGGACACTTGCGGGTAACGGTGAATCAGGCTTCTGCCGGCTACTGGCAGGCACAACTGGAACCGGTTTACCTGTTTCCGCTGTTTGCCGCGGATGGCACGGTGCGGGCATTCGAGCCACGAAACTATGCCGATGTGACGGTGTTGCGCGGCATGCAGGTCAATGCCGACAACGAAGCTGCAGTCAACAATGCACGGGAGACGGACGAGCAATGAATATCGGCATAGGTCTCACCGACTCCGTTGTCATTGTCAGCTACATGTTGCTGGTATTGGCCATCGGCTTGTGGATAGGCCGCGGCAAGCAATCGTCGGCTGACTATTTCCTCGGCAATCGTTCCATGCCGAGCGCCGCCTTGCTGTTGTCGATTGTCGCGACAGAGACCAGCACGGTTACCTTCCTCAGCATTCCCGGCATTACCGCAGCGGCCGGTGGCAACCTGACTTTTTTGCAGATCACCATCGGCTATATCGTCGGCCGCTTGTTTGTCGTTTTCGTCTTGCTGCCGTTGTACTTTCAGGGCAAGCCGTTCACTGCCTACGAGGTGCTGGAGACGCGCTTCGGCCGGCTCAGCCGGCGGATGGTGTCGACCCTGTTTCTCGTGACCCGCAATGCCGGCGATTCTCTGCGCCTGTTCCTGACCGCGCTGGCCCTGCAGATCGTGCTGGGTCTGGACCTGACGATGAGTGTGATAGCGATCGGTAGCGTCACGATTCTGTATACCTTCATCGGCGGGGCGAAGTCTGTCATCTGGAACGATTGCATCCAGTTCATCATCTACATGCTGGGCGCAGCGATTGCAGCGGTCATTATCACTGACGCTGTGCCCGGCGGACTGGGCGACATCATTGCGCTCGCCGAGGCAGGGGACAAATTCCGCTTTCTGGATTTCAACCCGAGCCTGGTGCACCCGACCATGACGTTCTGGGCGGGGCTGGCCGGCGGCGCCTTCCTGACCGCGGCGACGCACGGCACGGATCAATTGATGGTGCAGCGCTACCTGTCGGCGAAAAGTCAGCGCGGAGCGGCGATTGCATTGGGTCTCAGTGGTTTCATCGTCTTGCTGCAGTTCGCGGTTTTTCTGTTGATCGGTATCGGACTCGCGGCCTTGTTTCAAACCACCGGTGTAACCGGTGGAGAGCAGGCGATGAAGAGCGATCAGCTGTTCGCCTACTTCATCGTCAACTACATGCCAGTCGGTTTGCTCGGGCTGACCCTGGCGGCCGTCTTCGCCGCGGCGATGTCCACTTTGTCGAGTTCACTCAACGCCTCTGCCGCCGTGTTCATGAATGACCTGTACAAGCGCTCGCGGCAACGAGAACCTGGCTCGGAAATGCGCGCGAACCGCACGGCGACCATCTTCTTCGGCATCGTGCAAACCGGTCTTGCGATTCTGTTCGGGATGCTGGAGTCGAGTGAAAGCATCGTCGCTAATGTGCTGAAAGTTGCCGGCTTCGCCATCGGCCCGGTGCTGGGCATGTACTTCCTGGCGGTATTCACAACGCGTGTGCAGCAGGCCCATGCGTTAGCGGGATTTGTGACGGGCGTCGTCGTACTATCATTGGTGGCGTTCGGCAGCAATGTGTTCTGGGCGTGGTACGCCCTGATCGGTTCGCTGGTAACGCTGGCCGCCGGTCAGCTGGCCTGCGTGCTGGATACCCGATCATTGCCAATGAGCGAGACCAGCGGAAGCCCGGATAAGAATTCAGCAACGTGACAGGCGAAGCATGAAACAACGACTCACAAACTGCCGGCTTTTTGACGGTGAGAACGTTTACCGCGACAAAGACCTGTTGCTCGCCAATGGCCAGGTAGTCGATGTGATCGATACCGCCGACGGTTTTTCGGCCGACTACGTTATCGACGACATCGGCGGCCGGTTGCTCGCACCCGGATTGATCGATCTGCAGGTTAACGGCGGTGGTGGCGTGCTGTTCAACGACGCGCTAACGGTCGATGCGCTGCGAACCATCGCGGCCGCACACCGGCAATACGGGTCGACGGCTATCCTGCCGACACTCATCACCGATAGCGACGACGTTGTGGATGCCGCGCTGGCTGCTGTTACTGATGCGATTGCGGCAAAGGTACCGGGCATCATCGGTATTCATCTTGAGGGCCCGTACCTCAACCCCCGCTACAAAGGGGTCCACGATGCGGGTCGAATGCGGGCCATGGATGACGCGGCCGTTGCACGCATCGAGGCGTCTCGTGCCGGGCCGACATTGCTAACGCTGGCGCCGGAAACAGTGGCGTCAGAACTGATCAGCCGGCTCAGTGACAGCGGAATTATTGTTTTCGGCGGTCACAGCGCGGCCACTTACGAACAAACCCGCCAGGCGCTCGACGCAGGCATGCGCGGTTTCACGCATCTCTTTAACGCGATGTCGCCGATGCAAAGCCGCGCTCCGGGTATGGTCGGCGCAGCGCTGGAAGATCGCGACAGTTACTTCGGCATTATCGCCGACGGTCACCACGTGCACCCCGCGGTATTCAGCATTGCCGTAGCCGCGAAGACACAGGGCAAGGCATTGCTGGTTACCGATGCGATGCCCAGTGTGGGTTCGGACAGGAAAACATTCGACCTGTTCGGTGTTGCCGTTCGCGCCGAGGGAGGGCGCTGCCTGACGGTGGACGGCACGCTGGCGGGTGCGGACATTGGCATGATCACGGCGGTAAAAAACGCCAGCACGTTCGCCGGGCTCGACCGCTTCGAAGCCTTGCGTATGGCATCCGCGTACCCGGCCGCCGCATTGGGCGTTGATGATCAGCTCGGTTACCTCAAAGCAGGTTACCGCGCGAACCTGATCGAACTCGATGCCGACATGAACGTATGCCGTAGCTGGATCGACGGCGACGTGCAAATTCACAGTCACTGACTGCGTATGGATATCGTTATCCTGAGAGACAGCGCGGCAGTGGCTGCCGAGGGTGCGCGTCGGGTACGGACGTTGCTGCACAAGAAACGTGACGCGGTGCTGGGCCTCGCAACCGGCGGCACGCCGCTGGCAATGTACCGGCGGCTGGTTGCGGACTACGAGCAGGGCCGGGTGTCATTCGCCAAAGCCATAACTTTCAATCTCGACGAATACGTGGGTCTCGGTGCCGATGATCCGCAAAGTTATCGTTATTACATGAACCGCGAGTTGTTCGACAAGACCGATATCTTGCACAGCAACACGCATCTCCCCGTGTGCGCCGACGGAGACGATCCCGATTCGGTCGGGCCGGTTTACGAAGCGGCAATTCGGGCCGCGGGCGGAATCGATCTGCAGATACTCGGCATCGGCCGCAACGGTCACATCGGCTTTAACGAACCAACCTCCAGCCTGCGTTCACGTACGCGGGTGAAAACGCTGACCCGTGAGACTCTGGAAAGCAACAGCCGTTATTTCGATGACCCGGCACGGCAGCCGAAGATCGCAATCACCATGGGCATTGCCACTATTCAGGAGGCCGCTGCGGTGTTGTTGCTGGCAACCGGCGAGGCCAAGGCGGAGGCCGTGCAGCAAATGATCGAAGGCCCTGTGTCAGCGATGTGGCCCGCGACCGCATTGCAGTTGCACGAGAAAGCCACGGTGCTCATTGACGATGCCGCGGCCAGTCGTCTGCAACAGCGTGATTACTACGATTGGATCAGCGAGCAGCGACGGGCCCTGGAGTCGCAGTACGGTGGCGGTTGAACCCCAGCTGCAATCCGCTCGCCGTTTGATGGGCGAAAGGCCCGCATTAGTGGTACAGCAGGTAGGACTCGCGACGTTCGCGAAATGCGCCAAGCTCGTCAGCATAGACGGCAAGTATTCCTGCGTACGGCGTGCCCGCGCGAACCGCCTGCAATGTGCGTTCATTGCCAAGCAGTCGCAGGTAGCGATCACTTTCCCAACCTTCCCCGTACGACAATGCGAGTTGCCGGGCAATCTCGAAACCGGTTCGCAGCGGATCGAAGCGCGCGCGGTCGGTGATGGTGAAACGCACACCGTGGCAGAGTTCGTTCGCAAATTTGCTGGCATCGGGCGTAAACACCGTCGCCGCAAAGTGAATGCCCGGGAGCTTGGCCGCATTGAGCTGGCTTGCAAGCCTGTCGCCATCCAGCCAGGGTGCGCCGATGATTTCGAACGGTGTCGCGGTCCCGCGCCCGACCGACAGATTGGTCGTTTCCAGCAGACCAATACCGGGGTACAGCAACGCTTGCGTGAGGCTGCGCATGTTCGGCGACGGATTCACCCAGCGCAGGCCGGTGGCATCGAAATACTGCTGGCGTTTCCAGCCCTGCAACCCGACCACTTGCAGGTCGACACCGATGTCCAGTTCAGCGTTGAACAAGCGCGCCAGTTCACCAACGGTCATGCCGTGCCGAACAGGAATGCGATGAATGCCGACAAACGATTGCCTGCCTTCGTCGGTAACCGGCCCGCTCACGTCGACACCGTTGATGGGGTTCGGGCGGTCGAGCACGACAAAGCGCATACCGTGTTCGGCCGCTGCCCGCATGGCTTCTGCCATGGTCGAAATGTACGTGTAGAAGCGGGTGCCGATGTCCTGGATGTCGAAGACCAGCGTATCGATACCGGCAAGCATTTCGGCAGTTGGCCGGCGCGTCTCGCCGTAGAGACTGAATACCGGGATTCGGCTCAGTTGATCGACGCCGTGATCGATGTGCTCAACATCCAGTGTGCCGGCAATGCCGTGCTCGGGGCTGAATATTCGGACCAGCTCAACGTTCGGGGCGCTGTGCAGGAGTTGTATCGTGCTTCGCCCGTCGCGGGCGATGCCGGTGTGGTTGGTAAGCAGCGCAACGCGTTGCCCGGCAAGCGGCCGGAAATCGTCGCGCGCCAGAACATCGACGCCAGTGAGTACCGGGCTGGCACCGCAAGCGGCGAGCACGAATGTACAGGTAAGCAGCGCCAGGAGCGGCAAGTGTTCTACGAAGCGGAAGCGCAGCAAAATAGACAGGCTCGCGGGTCAAGGCGGACAGGTATAGTAGTGCAATGCAAAAAGAACTGACAACAGAGGCGCGCAATCCGGCGTCGATGGAACTGGACCGACTCAGTACCATCGAGTTCGTTCGCTTGATGAACAACGAAGACGCGAAACTCGCGGCGGCGGTTGCCGAACAGGCGCCAGCCATTGCTGAAGCGATCGATCTTATTGCCAGCCGGCTGGCGGCTGGCGGCCGACTGGTCTATGCCGGTGCTGGTACGTCCGGGCGGCTCGGTGTGCTGGATGCGTCCGAGTGCCCGCCGACTTTCAATACCGATCCCGGGCAGGTGCTGGCATTGATTGCCGGCGGTGCAGAGGCCGTGTACCGGGCCGTTGAAGGTGCAGAAGATTCGCGAGCGCAGGGTGCGGAGGATTTACGTGGCATCAACTTCACGACCGGCGACGTGCTGGTCGGCATAGCCGCCAGTGGTCATACCCCGTACGTCCTCGGTGGCTTGCAGTACGCCCGGCAGATCGGCGCTGCTACGGTGGGCTTCAGCTGCAATGCAGGCAGCCCCGTGGTGACGGAGGCGGACATCGGCATAGCGGTGACCGTCGGGCCGGAAGTGTTGTCGGGATCAACCCGCCTTAAAGCCGGCACGGCGACCAAGATGGTGCTGAACATGTTGACGACCGGTGCGATGGTGAAGCTCGGCAAGACCTACGGCAATCTGATGGTGGATCTGCAGGCCAGCAACCAGAAGTTGGTCGAACGTTCGCTGCGGATTGTGCAGCAGTTAACAGATCTTTCGGATACTGACGCACGTGAGCTGCTGAACGACTGCGACGGCGAGTTGAAGACTGCCATCGTCTGTCAGCAGCTCGGAATTACCCCGGAGTCAGCGCGTGCCCGGCTGACCGAAACCGGCGGTCGCTTGCGTGCGGCACTGGAAGATCATGACTGACGCTCAGCAAACGCTGATCATCGGTGTGGACGGTGGCGGCACCAAGACCACCGCGCGGGTGGCAAGCATCGCGGCGGACGGCAGTATCAACACACTGGGGACCGGCTTCGGCGGCCCGTCGAATGTCCGCGCGGTCGGCACCGTGCACGCCCGCACGAATCTCGACGTTGCCGTTGATGCGGCTCATGAAGTCGCGGGTACCGCCAGTCAAAAAGTCCGAAAGGCGATTCTCGGGCTCGCCGGCAGTTCCTTGCCGGACGTGCAGGCTGTCATTCGCGACTGGGCGGAACGTCGCGCGCTGGCGGAGCAAATCGATATCGTCCATGACGCCGAGTTGTTGCTCGCGCTGGGGGTGCGCGCCGGTTGCGGGATCGGGCTGGTCGTCGGCACGGGCTCGGTCGCTGTCGGTATCAATGCCGCCGGTGAGCGCGCTGTCATCGGTGGCTGGGGGCACTGGTTCGGTGATCAGGGCAGCGGTTTTGACACGGGTCGACGCGGACTGTCGGCGGTGGCCGACGCCGTCGACGGCATCGGTCCGCCGACGGCGCTGGTTGCAGGGTTGACCCGGCGACTGCAGATCGATGATCCGCGGGAAATTACCCGGCAGCTCGGCCGTTCGGTCGACATACGTCAGGAAATTGCGGCCCTGGCACCCGTGGTCATGCAGGCGGCAATCGATGGCGATGCGGTCGCTGTTGCGCTCATCGACAACGGCGCCAAGGCTACGGCGGCGCTGGTTGCCGCGACCGTTCGCAAGCTGGGGCTCAGCGACCGTGTACCGCTGGCCATGGCCGGTGGCATCGCCTGTTCCGGCGACTTCTATCGCGACAAACTGCTGAGCCAGCTGGGTGCCCAGGGTATAAAGCCGCACCCTTTGACGGTCGTAAGCGAACCCGTCGAAGGCGCGCTCGTGATGGCCCGCGACCAGATACGTTCAGGAAGCTGATTGCAGGCGCCGCAAAAAACCAGTCCCTGGCTCTGGATACCGAGCGTCTATTACGCGCAGGGCATCCCGTTCGTCGTCGTGATGATGGTCTCCGTCATCATGTACAAACGGCTGGGTGTCTCCAACGCCGACATCGCGTTTTACACGAGCTGGCTTTACCTGCCGTGGGTGATCAAGCCGATCTGGAGCCCGCTGGTCGATATCGTGAAGACCCGGCGTTACTGGATAGTGGCGATGCAGTTGCTGATCGGTGCCGGTCTTGCGGGCATAGCGCTCACTTTGCCGACCAGCGATTTCTTCCGCTACTCGCTGGCCGTGTTTTGGTTGCTGGCCTTCAGCTCCGCCACCCACGATATTGCGGCAGACGGCTTTTACATACTGGGCTTGAGTGAACGGCAGCAGGCCTGGTTCGTCGGCTTTCGCAGCACCTTCTTTCGCCTGGCGATGGTGACCGGCCAGGGGCTGCTGGTCATGCTGGCGGGTTATCTTGAGACCCGTACCGGCAGCATCACGCTGGCCTGGAGCCTGACCTTCTATTGTCTGGCCGGGCTGTTCGTCGCACTGTTCGTCTGGCATCGCTTCGTATTGCCGCGCCCGGCCGGGGATGTCGCCGGGCGCAGCGATGCCCTGAGCGTCATGTTGCGCGAAGCCGTCGATACCTTCGTGAGCTTTTTTCGCCGGCCGTACATAGGCCGGATATTGGCGTTCTTGCTGTTGTACCGCTTCGCGGAAGCACAGCTGGTGAAAATGTCCGGGCCGTTCATGCTCGACACGAGAGCCGAGGGCGGTCTGGAGCTGAGTACTTTCGACGTCGGTTTCGTCTACGGCACCGTGGGCGTCGCCCTGTTGACCATTGGCGGGATATTGGGCGGCATTCTGGCCGCCCGGCACGGACTCCGCCGCTGGTTCTGGTGGATGGTGCTGGCCATCAATCTGCCCAATGTGGCCTATGTGTTCCTCGCTTATCTGCAGATCGAGAATCTGCTGCTCATCAATATGGCCGTGGGCATAGAGCAATTCGGCTACGGCTTCGGTTTTACGGCGTACCTGTTGTACATGATTTACGTCGCGCGCGGTCCGCACAGTACTGCGCACTATGCGATTTGCACCGGCTTCATGTCGCTCGGCATGATGCTGCCGGGCATGGTGAGCGGCTGGCTGCAGGAGCTGTTGGGCTACCAGAGTTTCTTTATCTGGATACTGGTCGCTACAATCCCCTCTTTCCTGGTCGTCTGGGCGGTACCGCTCGATCGGGATTTTGGCAAGAGCGGCGCGCCATAATTTGCCATTAGTTTCACGTATCGTCGCCACATCACTGGTCCAGAGTACTCAAAGCTCGATCAGCAGCAGGTCATTCGGAGATAAGCATTTGCAATCCATCAAAGTAGTTGGCGGCCGTACCCTTAGTGGGTCGGTGGACGTCAGCGGCTCAAAAAACGCGGCGTTGCCGATACTTTTCTCCACGTTGCTGGCGGACGGGACGCACCGTTTCGAGAATGTCCCGCAATTGCGTGATATCGATTCGACCGAATTGTTGCTGCGTGCCCTGAATTGCCAGATCGAGCGCAATGGCAACTCGATGCAAGTGACTGTTTCGCGGCCGGAGAAAATGGAGGCTCAGTACGACCTCGTGCGCAAAATGCGCGCCAGCATCCTGTGTCTCGGCCCGTTGCTGGCTCGCTATGGCGAAGCCCGGGTGAGTTTGCCCGGCGGTTGTGCCATCGGTTCAAGGCCTGTCGATTTACACGTGCAGACGATGAAGCGTCTCGGTGCGGAAATTGAAATCGAGGAAGGCTACGTCATTGCCAAAACCCGCCGTCTGCAGGGTGCGCAAATTCTGTTCGACAAGGTCACGGTCGGCGGGACTGAGAATGCGCTGATGGCTGCCGTGCTGGCACGCGGTACAACGGTTATCGAGAATGCAGCAAAAGAGCCGGAAGTGATCGACCTCGTGCATTACCTGCGCGCGATGGGCGCACAAATTGAGGGCGAGGGCACCAGCGTTATCACGATCGACGGCGTGGACGAATTGCACCCTGCCAAGCACCGCATCGTCGCCGACCGTATTGAGGCCGGAACACTGTTGATAGCGGGTGCGATCACCGGTGGCGCAGTGACCATCAATCAATGCGTCCCGCTCCATCTGCAGGCACTGACTGACAAAATGCAGGAGTGCGGCTTTACCACGCATTCGGATGCTAATTCGATAACGGTCGATGCAACCGACGAATGGTCGGGTACCGACGTCGCAACAGCGCCGTACCCCGCATTCCCGACCGACCTGCAGGCGCAGTTCATGGCGCTGATGACGCAGGCCCGCGGCACTTCGGTTATTACCGAAGGCATATTCGAAAACCGCTTCATGCACGTGCAGGAGCTGGTGCGTCTCGGCGCGAATATTTCGCCGATGGCGCAGGTCGCGGTAGTGCGCGGCAAGCGCGGCGGGCTCAGTGGCGCCAGCGTGATGGCTACCGACCTGCGTGCCAGTGCCTGCCTGGTCATCGCAGGGCTGGCTGCCAAAGGCGTGACCACGGTGAACCGCATTTATCACCTGGATCGCGGTTATGAGTTCCTCGAACGCAAACTGGCCAGCCTTGGTGCCGAGATCGAACGGGTCAGTGAATCGGCGTAGCGAGCGGTAGCCGTCAACTTGCTGCCGGTGCGAGCGCGACAAAAGCTGAAAGCCCTCATGTTGCCCGGTGGTTTGCGCCTGCACGCGCTGCGAGTGCCGACAGAACGATACTTGCGTTCACTTTCTATGCCCGGAGTTTGTTAATGACGACGTATGTCTTTTCGCCCGCTGAACGACCAACGGTGACTGTGTTTGCCAGCGAGCAGCGATTTCCCGTACGGCGGGTATTTTGTGTTGGCCGAAACTACGCGGCGCACGCCCGCGAGATGGGTGGTAATCCCGAACGGGAAGAGCCCTTCTACTTTACGAAATCCGCGCACGCGGTCACGGCATCCGGTGCGACGATTCCTTACCCGGCCGGGACCGGTAACTTTCATCACGAGATCGAACTGGTTGTCGCGATCGGCAAGAGTGGCTTTGAGCTCGATCAGAATGCGGCGCTGGAGCTGGTGTTCGGCTATGCCAGCGGTCTTGATATGACGCGGCGCGACCTGCAATCAGCGGCCAAGGAGAAAGGCCGGCCCTGGAGCATAG
The DNA window shown above is from Woeseia oceani and carries:
- a CDS encoding purple acid phosphatase family protein, whose product is MLWKKQPILKLIKPAVLTAAILLLGACKPATSLSDDALLLPALDAAEMRWIASRIYQNETRGQARYLTHWGAGEDFPSLGIGHFIWFPATVDAPFDESFPALVSYLNAHENACAVMPDWLAELEPFAAPWADREGFEAALDSDNMLQLRLWLAATATEQAQYIVDNFSRRWSEIDLPTEDYRALTALLQDLMQTSGGRFAVIDYVNFKGLGTNPRERYAGEGWGLMQVLSDIVAARADGDATGSLVEQFSAAAAARLRQRVELAPPERNEARWLAGWMRRVGDYASLPVESARAQYAGFRVQPYLQNPTSTSMNVIWFSDAATAGELSLLAGEENGGVVQVIQTTPAAACELGYHPRELASLENGRLPTAPFKHVVELSDLQPGAAYRYTVVQNGQQASGEFRTPGPADEALRFVVYADSETEPESVGKPSAWGGWDDAPGERPYPVDQDTGYRENLRVMANAKPDFIAIAGDLVQSGGEQRDWDEFWRLNAAIAATTPIYPALGNHEYFAGPGAFGDYGADASRRAVQKYKGYFSFPDNGADNEAHQGSYYAIQRGPVSLIVIDGNDGVPHRSDTDTNWYLRDQSQGGVAPAWNPGSRQYVWLEERLRHAQQNSAFTFVMFHAAPYSSGVHALPPGLGEGKDYLPGTPLRALTPLFSRYGVDAVFSGHDELYEHSVVPGTEVLPGGGSAEHAVHFYVVGIGGDGLRGAAREVRNPYRVFSAAADAPEQYDDNGMLIDGGIHYGHLRVTVNQASAGYWQAQLEPVYLFPLFAADGTVRAFEPRNYADVTVLRGMQVNADNEAAVNNARETDEQ
- the nagA gene encoding N-acetylglucosamine-6-phosphate deacetylase, encoding MKQRLTNCRLFDGENVYRDKDLLLANGQVVDVIDTADGFSADYVIDDIGGRLLAPGLIDLQVNGGGGVLFNDALTVDALRTIAAAHRQYGSTAILPTLITDSDDVVDAALAAVTDAIAAKVPGIIGIHLEGPYLNPRYKGVHDAGRMRAMDDAAVARIEASRAGPTLLTLAPETVASELISRLSDSGIIVFGGHSAATYEQTRQALDAGMRGFTHLFNAMSPMQSRAPGMVGAALEDRDSYFGIIADGHHVHPAVFSIAVAAKTQGKALLVTDAMPSVGSDRKTFDLFGVAVRAEGGRCLTVDGTLAGADIGMITAVKNASTFAGLDRFEALRMASAYPAAALGVDDQLGYLKAGYRANLIELDADMNVCRSWIDGDVQIHSH
- the nagB gene encoding glucosamine-6-phosphate deaminase, with the protein product MDIVILRDSAAVAAEGARRVRTLLHKKRDAVLGLATGGTPLAMYRRLVADYEQGRVSFAKAITFNLDEYVGLGADDPQSYRYYMNRELFDKTDILHSNTHLPVCADGDDPDSVGPVYEAAIRAAGGIDLQILGIGRNGHIGFNEPTSSLRSRTRVKTLTRETLESNSRYFDDPARQPKIAITMGIATIQEAAAVLLLATGEAKAEAVQQMIEGPVSAMWPATALQLHEKATVLIDDAAASRLQQRDYYDWISEQRRALESQYGGG
- a CDS encoding sodium:solute symporter is translated as MNIGIGLTDSVVIVSYMLLVLAIGLWIGRGKQSSADYFLGNRSMPSAALLLSIVATETSTVTFLSIPGITAAAGGNLTFLQITIGYIVGRLFVVFVLLPLYFQGKPFTAYEVLETRFGRLSRRMVSTLFLVTRNAGDSLRLFLTALALQIVLGLDLTMSVIAIGSVTILYTFIGGAKSVIWNDCIQFIIYMLGAAIAAVIITDAVPGGLGDIIALAEAGDKFRFLDFNPSLVHPTMTFWAGLAGGAFLTAATHGTDQLMVQRYLSAKSQRGAAIALGLSGFIVLLQFAVFLLIGIGLAALFQTTGVTGGEQAMKSDQLFAYFIVNYMPVGLLGLTLAAVFAAAMSTLSSSLNASAAVFMNDLYKRSRQREPGSEMRANRTATIFFGIVQTGLAILFGMLESSESIVANVLKVAGFAIGPVLGMYFLAVFTTRVQQAHALAGFVTGVVVLSLVAFGSNVFWAWYALIGSLVTLAAGQLACVLDTRSLPMSETSGSPDKNSAT